From Lysinibacillus sp. SGAir0095, the proteins below share one genomic window:
- a CDS encoding DUF1294 domain-containing protein translates to MEFACLAYIAVMSIVLCIFMYIDKSRARNHEWRISEKSLFTLAFLGGACGGVLGMYLFRHKTKHNSFAFGFPIIAAIQIFIVVRIFIVF, encoded by the coding sequence ATGGAATTTGCATGTTTAGCCTATATCGCCGTGATGTCAATTGTACTTTGTATTTTTATGTATATAGATAAATCACGAGCAAGAAATCATGAATGGCGTATTTCCGAAAAATCCTTATTTACATTAGCCTTCCTTGGTGGGGCTTGCGGTGGTGTGTTAGGAATGTACTTATTCCGCCACAAAACAAAGCATAATTCCTTTGCATTTGGATTTCCAATCATTGCAGCTATACAAATTTTTATTGTCGTAAGGATT